The following proteins are co-located in the Triticum aestivum cultivar Chinese Spring chromosome 1A, IWGSC CS RefSeq v2.1, whole genome shotgun sequence genome:
- the LOC123040021 gene encoding uncharacterized protein, with protein MDIDRSRIMKGNGYFYNNTRRISPSRKSRRIRKWLNRSQKKEERKWLLVEPNQVTSSVSCSVFPTQAPGSSGNMELPRLRRSPPALPDHLLEEIFSRLPPSEPSCLLRACLVCKHWRDIISAPSFLRHLHAHRRAPKMLGFLQHSEGDENLPVYVPTSPFSFPVPDPRAWHVLGYRHGRAVFVSDTTDRELLVWEPFTGNRWNVPVPAELKIGHSNATVLCTAEGCDHLNCHGGPFRVVLVFTSPFEEETEWLTSAAVYSSETGAWGEVALALPWRDGFSLLCENPGLLVGNSLLYFLYLDGHILEYNLAEHVLNVINPPEPDNDAAFSQRVMLVQAEDGGLGIAKADDGGWNHLYLWSRKVSEGGDAEWVECPFMYLGDSLPFAARSSSSRITVFLMGFVEGANTILVSTVDGFFSIELQSKRGRKMCKDRCRAYPLVPVVSSYSILRVPQVEHDSLGSPDFNGESDDEEWEWEALRQAESLFYSGSMAIKEGDFVAAVDCLSRVLAIRVAHYGELAPECASVYYKYGCALLWKAQKATNPLGNLPKKGTISKAHSEEWENSNGEDQEDRKGDNEMAGAGDVSDVDLAGKMLDTARKIMEKTADNTVEISRILSALTEVSMEKRKRGIN; from the exons ATGGACATAGACCGTTCTAGAATTATGAAAGGAAATGGGTACTTCTACAATAATACTCGTAGAATTAGTCCCTCAAGAAAATCTCGTAGAATTAGGAAATGGCTTAACCGTTCTCAGAAAAAAGAAGAGAGGAAATGGCTTCTGGTTGAGCCGAACCAAGTCACCAGTTCGGTCTCCTGTTCCGTCTTCCCAACCCAGGCACCCGGCTCGTCTGGAAACATGGAGCTGCcacgcctccgccgctcgccgccggcgCTTCCAGACCACCTCCTCGAGGAAATCTTCTCCCGCCTCCCTCCCAGCGAACCCTCATGCCTCCTCCGCGCCTGCCTCGTCTGCAAGCACTGGCGCGACATCATCTCCGCCCCCAGCTTCCTCCGCCACCTCCACGCGCACCGCCGGGCACCCAAGatgctagggttcctccagcactCGGAAGGTGATGAGAATCTCCCCGTATACGTGCCCACCTCCCCCTTCTCCTTCCCCGTCCCCGACCCCCGCGCCTGGCACGTCCTCGGCTACCGGCACGGCCGCGCCGTATTCGTCTCCGATACTACCGACCGGGAGCTCCTCGTCTGGGAGCCGTTCACGGGCAACCGGTGGAACGTGCCGGTACCCGCGGAACTCAAGATCGGGCACTCCAACGCCACCGTGCTCTGTACGGCGGAGGGGTGCGACCATCTCAACTGCCACGGGGGGCCCTTCCGCGTTGTCTTGGTGTTCACCAGCCCCTTCGAGGAGGAAACGGAGTGGCTCACGTCGGCGGCCGTATACTCGTCGGAGACCGGCGCCTGGGGTGAGGTGGCCTTGGCCTTGCCCTGGCGCGATGGCTTTTCCTTGCTCTGTGAGAATCCTGGCCTGCTCGTGGGGAATTCTCTGCTGTACTTCCTGTACCTTGATGGGCACATCCTCGAGTACAACTTGGCTGAGCATGTCCTCAATGTGATCAACCCACCGGAACCGGACAATGATGCTGCATTCTCGCAGAGAGTTATGCTGGTTCAGGCGGAGGATGGTGGGCTGGGAATTGCTAAAGCTGATGACGGTGGGTGGAATCATCTGTACCTCTGGTCAAGGAAGGTCAGTGAAGGAGGTGATGCAGAATGGGTGGAGTGCCCGTTCATGTACCTCGGCGATTCGCTTCCATTTGCTGCTAGGTCGTCGTCCTCAAGAATAACAGTGTTTCTGATGGGCTTTGTCGAGGGAGCAAATACCATTTTGGTGAGCACGGTTGATGGCTTCTTTTCAATCGAGCTCCAGTCCAAGCGGGGGAGGAAGATGTGCAAGGACCGATGCAGGGCCTACCCTTTGGTTCCAGTTGTCAGCTCCTACTCTATACTCCGGGTACCTCAAGTTGAGCACGACAGCCTGGGCTCTCCGGACTTCAATGGTGAGTCAGATGATGAGGAGTGGGAGTGGGAAGCACTAAGGCAGGCAGAGTCGCTGTTTTACAGTGGGTCCATGGCCATCAAGGAGGGGGACTTTGTTGCCGCTGTTGATTGCCTCAGCCGCGTCCTGGCGATCAG GGTTGCACATTATGGTGAACTTGCTCCGGAATGTGCTAGTGTGTATTACAAATATGGATGTGCCTTGCTATGGAAAGCTCAGAAGGCAACTAATCCTCTGGGAAACCTTCCCAAGAAGGGTACAATCAGCAAAGCTCACAGTGAAGAAT GGGAAAACTCAAATGGCGAAGATCAGGAGGATAGGAAGGGTGACAATGAGATGGCAGGCGCTGGAGATGTTTCTGATGTGGATCTTGCTGGGAAAATGCTAGATACTGCAAGAAAAATAATGGAAAAGACCGCAGACAACACTGTGGAGATATCAAGAATCCTTTCTGCTCTCACTGAAGTCTCCATGGAGAAGAGAAAAAG AGGAATTAATTAG